Proteins encoded within one genomic window of Halocatena marina:
- a CDS encoding ABC transporter ATP-binding protein: MSNVVGSHATARESDDPLLQVRDLKKHFPMNSGLLSSVRFDRSGGGFPLSIEQRSVRAVDGVSFDLHAGETLGVVGESGCGKSTLAHALLGLSPPTDGEIQFRDEELTTFNSTQWREIRQHIQLVFQDPQSSLNPRRIVGSIIADPLEAAGWSPERRRNRVLELLEDVGLERDFYNRYPHEFSGGQRQRINLARALSISPDLVIADEPVSGLDMSVQAQILNLMDDLQDEYGLTYLFITHDLSVIRHIADRVAVMYLGDFVETGPTDRLFSSPHHPYTRALLDSVPHPNPDARAIDSRLRGTVPSPSDPPAGCKFHTRCPRRIPPDGFDRESYREFQAFRDAIRDESIDPAEDIGTYFDTLPAVAEKAVRTAFDRASTGEWEDAHDALAEFESVCEREVPRHERISDSHQSACHLSVNDRTDYSW, from the coding sequence ATGAGTAATGTCGTCGGATCACACGCAACAGCGCGTGAGAGTGACGATCCGTTACTCCAAGTGCGCGACCTGAAGAAGCATTTTCCGATGAACTCGGGGCTGCTGTCGTCGGTTCGATTCGATCGCTCGGGCGGTGGATTTCCGCTCTCAATCGAGCAGCGTTCGGTTCGAGCTGTCGACGGCGTTAGCTTCGATCTTCACGCTGGCGAAACGCTCGGTGTCGTCGGGGAGTCGGGCTGTGGGAAGTCGACGCTCGCACACGCGCTGCTTGGTCTCTCCCCACCGACGGACGGTGAGATTCAATTCCGTGATGAGGAACTCACCACGTTCAACAGCACCCAGTGGCGGGAGATCCGCCAGCACATCCAACTCGTCTTTCAAGACCCACAGTCGAGTCTGAATCCGCGGCGGATCGTCGGGAGTATCATCGCGGACCCGCTCGAAGCGGCTGGTTGGAGCCCCGAGAGACGACGTAATCGCGTGCTTGAACTGCTGGAGGACGTTGGTCTCGAACGCGACTTCTACAACCGCTATCCCCACGAGTTCTCCGGCGGCCAGCGTCAGCGGATCAACCTCGCTCGTGCGCTCTCGATCAGCCCGGATCTCGTTATCGCAGACGAGCCTGTGAGTGGCCTCGACATGAGCGTACAGGCGCAAATTCTGAACTTAATGGATGACCTTCAGGATGAGTACGGACTCACCTACCTCTTCATCACGCACGATCTCTCCGTGATTCGTCATATAGCCGATCGGGTTGCGGTGATGTATCTCGGTGACTTCGTTGAAACGGGACCGACAGATCGGCTCTTCTCGTCGCCGCATCACCCCTACACGCGAGCGCTGCTGGACTCCGTTCCTCATCCGAATCCCGACGCACGCGCTATCGACTCTCGATTACGTGGTACCGTTCCGAGCCCGAGTGATCCGCCCGCTGGCTGTAAGTTCCACACGCGCTGTCCACGACGCATCCCACCAGACGGGTTCGACAGAGAGTCATACCGTGAATTTCAGGCGTTTCGTGATGCTATCCGCGATGAATCTATCGATCCAGCAGAAGATATCGGGACGTATTTCGACACCCTTCCCGCTGTCGCCGAGAAAGCAGTACGGACGGCGTTCGATCGGGCGTCAACGGGCGAGTGGGAGGACGCACACGATGCTCTCGCCGAGTTCGAATCAGTTTGTGAACGGGAGGTCCCGCGACACGAGAGAATTTCAGACT
- a CDS encoding ABC transporter ATP-binding protein encodes MSLLEVSDLRTYFYTEGGIVQAVDGVDFSVNAGETLGIVGESGAGKSVTVRSLLGLIDPPGTVVDGTITFDGQDLHSLTESELRREIRGSEISFVFQDPMSALNPVYTVGSQIAEVVEHHTDRTATEAWDRAVELLDDVGIPDAAVRADQYPHEFSGGMRQRVLIAMALSCNPKLIIADEPTTALDVTIQAQILDLFEEIQDRYNTGLIYVTHDLGVVREVCDRVVVMYLGEVVERGRYEDLFNDPKHPYTQMLMRSVVTPDRPVSSLDPIEGAMPSAVDPPSGCRFRTRCPVAIDDCSTVEPPDYAVTSDHAAACLLYDDDFAGDPPVLHERTTGGGRDE; translated from the coding sequence GTGAGCCTCCTTGAGGTATCCGATCTCCGGACGTACTTCTACACGGAAGGTGGCATCGTGCAAGCTGTCGACGGCGTCGACTTCAGCGTCAACGCCGGTGAAACGCTCGGTATCGTCGGCGAGAGCGGTGCAGGGAAGAGCGTTACCGTCCGTAGCCTCCTTGGCCTCATCGATCCGCCCGGGACCGTCGTCGACGGGACGATCACGTTCGACGGGCAGGATCTCCACAGCCTCACCGAGTCAGAACTACGGCGTGAGATACGGGGGAGCGAGATCTCTTTCGTTTTTCAAGATCCGATGTCCGCGCTCAATCCAGTCTACACGGTCGGGAGTCAGATCGCCGAGGTTGTCGAGCACCACACCGACCGGACAGCTACAGAGGCGTGGGATCGCGCTGTCGAGCTGCTGGACGACGTTGGAATCCCCGACGCTGCCGTACGCGCCGATCAGTATCCCCACGAATTTTCCGGCGGGATGCGCCAACGCGTCCTCATTGCGATGGCGCTCTCGTGTAATCCAAAGCTCATCATCGCGGACGAACCGACGACAGCGCTCGACGTGACGATTCAGGCACAGATTCTCGACCTCTTCGAGGAGATTCAAGACCGCTACAACACTGGGCTGATTTACGTCACACACGACCTCGGTGTCGTCCGAGAAGTCTGTGACCGCGTCGTGGTGATGTATCTCGGTGAGGTCGTCGAGCGTGGGCGATACGAGGATCTGTTCAACGATCCTAAACATCCGTACACGCAGATGCTGATGCGGTCGGTGGTGACGCCTGACCGTCCGGTCTCGTCACTCGATCCCATCGAGGGAGCGATGCCGAGTGCCGTCGATCCACCCTCTGGCTGTCGCTTTCGGACGCGCTGTCCAGTCGCTATTGATGACTGTAGCACAGTCGAGCCGCCGGATTATGCTGTCACATCGGATCATGCGGCGGCCTGTCTCCTCTACGACGACGACTTCGCGGGTGATCCACCCGTTCTACACGAGCGGACAACAGGAGGTGGCCGCGATGAGTAA
- a CDS encoding ABC transporter permease — protein MNSNPTTVSDPEFETESGVLTTLRELRHSPTALIGAGIISAIIVLAVFSTVDKLLFDKQLITTLIADPQGMDTTNIYAAPSVDHPMGTDQYGRDVLARIIYGSRIALAIGLIAVGISFVGGVIIGAVAAYEGGYVDDALMRLMETLYSIPGLVLAMTMMAILGPSIYNLFFAYGVIGIPAYARVMRSEVLSIREEEYVDAARAAGLPKRTILFREIVPNGLAAVVVQATLSMGGVIIGAAALSFLGFGVQPPTASWGRMLNSAQQALFIAPWVAIFPGMMIFLTVMGFNMLGDGLRDAMDPRTSLRVPDTERRKAEMLAETPNSTVPTGDIAAIDGNGGPSVEDHLERGDDA, from the coding sequence ATGAACTCGAATCCGACCACAGTTTCAGATCCGGAGTTCGAAACGGAAAGCGGCGTCTTGACGACGCTCAGGGAACTACGACACAGTCCGACGGCACTCATCGGTGCTGGTATCATCAGCGCTATTATCGTCCTCGCTGTGTTCTCCACTGTCGATAAACTTCTGTTCGACAAACAGCTCATCACAACGCTCATCGCCGATCCACAAGGGATGGATACGACGAATATCTATGCAGCCCCCTCTGTCGACCATCCGATGGGGACGGACCAGTACGGTCGAGACGTACTTGCGCGCATCATCTACGGGAGTCGCATCGCGCTCGCTATTGGTCTCATTGCTGTCGGTATCTCCTTTGTTGGCGGCGTTATCATCGGTGCTGTCGCCGCCTACGAGGGCGGTTACGTCGACGACGCGTTAATGCGTCTGATGGAGACGCTCTATTCCATTCCGGGGCTTGTGCTGGCGATGACGATGATGGCTATCCTCGGTCCCAGCATCTACAATCTCTTTTTCGCCTATGGCGTTATCGGCATCCCGGCGTACGCCCGTGTGATGCGTTCTGAGGTGCTCTCTATCCGTGAAGAAGAGTATGTCGACGCAGCACGAGCCGCCGGTCTCCCAAAACGGACCATCCTCTTTCGCGAGATCGTTCCGAACGGGCTTGCGGCCGTTGTCGTGCAGGCAACCCTCTCGATGGGGGGCGTCATCATCGGCGCGGCAGCGCTCTCGTTCCTCGGCTTTGGCGTCCAGCCACCCACCGCCTCGTGGGGACGGATGCTCAACTCCGCCCAACAGGCGCTCTTCATCGCGCCGTGGGTCGCCATCTTCCCTGGAATGATGATATTTCTCACCGTTATGGGGTTCAACATGCTTGGCGATGGACTCCGGGATGCGATGGACCCCCGGACGAGTCTTCGTGTCCCCGACACCGAGCGGCGAAAGGCCGAGATGCTCGCCGAAACGCCGAACAGCACAGTGCCGACGGGCGACATAGCGGCCATCGATGGTAATGGTGGACCATCCGTCGAGGACCACCTCGAACGAGGTGATGATGCGTGA
- a CDS encoding ABC transporter permease, with the protein MSIYRYTARRLFQIIPVLIGVFSLTFVMVHALPGNPVRIYLGVNPSQQLADELIAQYGFNEPLWKQYLDYLWRLLHGNIGESFTHKQPVSALMLERLGPTATLMGLSYLIALPTSLVLGVYAAAEHNNMGDHASRFVGLAGLSTPNFWLGLMLIFVFAYLFDVLPASGYVPFSQDPVRALKHLVLPVVTLATAQTATLMRMTRSSMVEELSKDYVQTARAYGLPERRILLRHAFRNALLPLITIIGLQLSFLLDGSVVVEQIFAIPGMGRLAYKGLLAQDYGIIIGVNIFFALLFLVGVLLTDLAYAYIDPRIRYD; encoded by the coding sequence ATGAGTATCTACCGTTACACCGCGAGACGCCTCTTCCAGATCATCCCGGTTCTCATCGGTGTGTTCTCCCTCACGTTCGTGATGGTTCACGCGCTTCCGGGAAACCCAGTGCGTATCTATCTCGGCGTCAACCCGAGCCAGCAGCTCGCCGACGAACTCATCGCACAGTACGGCTTCAACGAACCACTCTGGAAACAGTATCTCGATTATCTCTGGCGGCTGCTCCACGGGAATATCGGAGAATCATTCACTCACAAGCAGCCGGTGAGTGCGCTGATGCTCGAACGGCTCGGTCCAACAGCGACGCTGATGGGCCTTTCCTACCTCATTGCACTCCCGACATCGCTCGTTCTCGGCGTCTACGCCGCTGCAGAACACAACAACATGGGTGATCACGCCTCACGGTTCGTCGGTCTCGCGGGACTGTCGACACCGAACTTCTGGCTCGGTCTGATGCTTATTTTCGTCTTTGCCTACCTGTTCGACGTGTTGCCGGCGTCGGGCTACGTCCCTTTCTCGCAGGATCCCGTCCGGGCGCTCAAACATCTCGTGCTCCCAGTAGTGACGCTAGCGACGGCACAGACGGCAACGTTGATGCGGATGACTCGCTCGAGTATGGTCGAGGAACTGTCGAAGGACTACGTTCAGACTGCCCGTGCGTATGGGCTTCCGGAACGACGGATCCTTCTTCGCCACGCCTTCCGCAACGCGCTGCTTCCGCTCATCACCATCATCGGTCTCCAACTCTCGTTCCTGCTAGATGGGAGCGTCGTTGTCGAGCAGATATTCGCTATCCCAGGAATGGGACGACTCGCCTACAAGGGCCTGCTTGCGCAGGATTACGGCATCATCATCGGGGTGAACATTTTCTTTGCCCTTCTCTTTCTCGTCGGCGTCTTGCTTACCGACCTCGCCTACGCGTATATTGATCCTCGAATCAGGTACGATTAA
- a CDS encoding ABC transporter substrate-binding protein → MDERPNIDRRRFLRLGSALGVSVLVAGCGGTNTADGPSNTDGTGGTDTTSGGSGANRGGTFIGATTEDAPTLDPRMNELAWANSFLHYVFDTLYMIQPDGSDVVPHVASKKPQKQNDSTYTIPIREGITFHDGSELTAEDVAYSMNWILDPKNKSPKRANIQFIDSVEASGTYETAFHLSHPFALFELTLAGMSAAVVPKKIAKKQGTKTFGQKPVGSGPFAFVEHKSSSHITLERNPDYFQTSPNLDKLKWRIIPKPQVQFVELTTGGVHQATIPKTLLKKAKQQQNIQTKRIAHFDYNGIIFNTLREPFDDLKVRKAMQYLVDYDAMLKATKGELGKRSYGFMPLEVNKAWEFPWKQWKKKYYPKKNHDKAKQLLEEAGYGDGFGKTLKISSLSSSKFKNMVVVLQNELDTIGINAEVQEVTTGQWLNQLDSGDFDATIYGWSGGQDPDGFFYYLFRDLRNDEGGLSDGVKGNASASFLYQSDSAPSQRLKDADKKIRNARRQPDKQERKKRYIDLAETWQSLYPHIPVFSEQTTQAWSNDVKNYEFTSFSSQSLSNKWSNAYIE, encoded by the coding sequence ATGGATGAGAGACCGAACATCGATAGACGGCGATTTTTACGATTGGGTAGCGCACTCGGGGTGAGTGTACTGGTGGCAGGCTGTGGCGGCACGAACACCGCTGACGGCCCTTCTAACACCGATGGTACCGGGGGCACCGATACCACGAGCGGTGGATCAGGCGCGAACCGAGGTGGTACGTTCATCGGAGCCACCACAGAGGATGCACCGACACTTGACCCGCGAATGAACGAACTGGCGTGGGCGAACAGCTTCCTCCACTATGTTTTCGATACACTCTACATGATACAACCGGACGGCAGCGATGTCGTCCCGCACGTTGCTTCGAAGAAACCGCAAAAACAGAATGATTCGACGTACACCATCCCAATTCGGGAAGGAATCACGTTCCACGACGGCTCCGAACTCACCGCAGAGGACGTTGCCTATTCGATGAACTGGATTCTCGACCCAAAGAATAAATCGCCCAAGCGGGCGAACATCCAGTTCATCGACAGTGTTGAGGCCAGCGGGACGTACGAGACGGCGTTCCACCTCAGCCACCCTTTCGCACTCTTTGAGTTGACACTCGCTGGGATGAGTGCTGCTGTCGTTCCGAAGAAGATTGCAAAGAAGCAAGGAACGAAAACGTTCGGGCAAAAGCCGGTCGGCTCCGGTCCGTTCGCGTTCGTCGAGCATAAATCAAGCTCGCACATCACGCTCGAACGAAACCCGGACTACTTCCAGACGTCGCCGAACCTCGACAAACTGAAGTGGCGTATTATTCCGAAGCCGCAGGTGCAGTTCGTCGAACTCACAACCGGCGGAGTACACCAAGCGACGATACCGAAGACGCTTCTCAAGAAGGCCAAACAGCAACAGAACATCCAGACGAAGCGAATCGCTCACTTCGACTACAACGGCATCATCTTCAACACGCTTCGAGAGCCGTTTGACGACCTCAAGGTTCGAAAGGCGATGCAGTATCTCGTCGATTACGATGCGATGTTGAAGGCGACAAAAGGGGAACTCGGGAAGCGATCCTACGGATTCATGCCCCTCGAGGTGAACAAGGCGTGGGAATTCCCGTGGAAACAGTGGAAGAAAAAGTACTATCCCAAGAAGAACCACGACAAGGCAAAGCAGCTGCTCGAAGAGGCTGGGTACGGTGACGGCTTCGGAAAGACGCTGAAAATATCATCGCTCTCCAGTTCGAAATTCAAAAACATGGTGGTCGTCCTCCAGAACGAATTGGATACGATCGGCATCAACGCCGAGGTACAAGAGGTGACCACCGGTCAGTGGCTCAATCAACTCGACAGCGGTGACTTCGACGCCACCATTTACGGCTGGTCTGGTGGACAGGATCCCGATGGTTTCTTCTACTATCTCTTTCGTGATCTTCGGAACGACGAGGGCGGTCTCTCAGATGGTGTGAAGGGGAATGCTTCGGCATCGTTCCTCTACCAGTCCGACAGCGCGCCCAGTCAGCGGTTGAAAGATGCCGACAAGAAGATTCGCAACGCCCGCAGACAGCCTGATAAACAAGAGCGAAAGAAACGCTACATCGACCTCGCTGAGACGTGGCAGTCACTCTACCCACATATCCCCGTCTTCTCGGAACAGACAACCCAGGCGTGGAGTAATGACGTGAAAAATTACGAATTTACGTCGTTCAGTAGTCAGTCACTGTCCAATAAATGGTCGAACGCCTACATAGAGTGA
- a CDS encoding prolyl oligopeptidase family serine peptidase — MDTPKSTDSSLTLDHVLDVAYPGAPSWSADGRFVAATLSGDTGSELIVVTSDGDDRRILCPDEGHIAEFAWHPAGSTLAFTTDASSTYRYEAGSDELDRLAQGDPSGQLAWSNAGDRLATYHDGVPMIRTIETGETRSFDVPGRGTFLADARMLAWSDDDTRLAFRFTDRETKNVGVVDVETGCVRWRSTGTASTHSPTWLDDSRLLVVRTAENRTRRAFVVVDTDTGRETVLYETTDTERGVVEGGVPTISPASTHIAATLPVDGWAHVHVHARDDNKWIQLTEGNFEDRGVAASSPQWLDDETLLFASNRREPGQRQVFAVTLAGDVTPVVDSAGTNVFPRPSPDGEAVAYLHADHERSPELRVRPLDIEPSSAPSDESPADGVSSSTQPIRLTESTVADWPVDPITPESVTFESSDGREIHGYLLDPRDVPAVETSDDLPAVVWVHGGPMRQMREGWHPSRSYGLAYTAHQYLAHLGYVGLFVNYRGGIGYGREFRASIAEGYGRDEMADIVAGADYLAELPYVDEDSLGIWGLSYGGYATLQILGTHPETFAVGVNLAGLSDIRNYEAWATETKRPHAESLMPVKLGGSPWATPSRWDDASPTTHMAAYESPVYNFHGTDDRYVTVEQQDIAVERLLDLDKTFEAEYYPGEGHVFSKRATWRRTLQKIKEAFDTHLK, encoded by the coding sequence ATGGATACACCAAAATCCACTGACTCATCGCTGACGCTCGATCACGTTCTCGATGTCGCGTATCCGGGTGCACCGTCGTGGTCTGCGGATGGTCGATTCGTCGCTGCAACGCTGTCCGGCGATACTGGATCAGAGCTGATCGTCGTTACTAGTGACGGTGACGATCGACGCATTCTCTGCCCAGATGAGGGTCACATCGCCGAATTCGCATGGCATCCTGCTGGTTCGACGCTCGCGTTCACAACAGACGCGTCCAGCACGTATCGATACGAGGCTGGTAGCGACGAACTCGATCGACTCGCTCAGGGTGATCCCAGTGGACAGCTCGCGTGGTCGAACGCTGGCGACCGACTCGCTACCTACCACGATGGCGTTCCGATGATTCGAACGATCGAAACTGGCGAAACGCGAAGCTTCGACGTTCCCGGGCGAGGTACCTTCCTTGCCGACGCGCGCATGCTGGCGTGGTCGGATGATGATACTCGCCTCGCGTTCCGCTTCACCGATCGTGAGACCAAGAACGTCGGTGTCGTCGATGTCGAAACAGGTTGTGTTCGCTGGCGGTCGACTGGCACCGCGTCGACGCATTCGCCGACATGGCTCGACGACAGCCGTCTCCTTGTTGTCCGCACTGCAGAGAATCGGACCCGTCGTGCGTTCGTGGTGGTTGACACCGACACCGGGCGCGAGACAGTTCTCTACGAGACGACCGACACAGAACGTGGTGTTGTCGAAGGCGGTGTACCAACTATCTCTCCCGCCAGCACCCACATTGCAGCGACACTTCCCGTTGACGGGTGGGCCCACGTTCACGTCCACGCGCGTGATGACAACAAGTGGATACAGCTCACAGAGGGTAACTTCGAAGATCGCGGTGTCGCGGCTTCGTCACCTCAATGGCTCGACGATGAGACACTCTTATTCGCGTCGAACCGTCGAGAGCCTGGTCAGCGACAAGTGTTTGCTGTTACCCTTGCTGGTGATGTCACTCCTGTCGTCGACTCGGCTGGGACGAACGTCTTTCCTCGTCCGTCACCGGATGGCGAGGCGGTTGCTTACCTCCACGCAGACCACGAGCGTTCGCCCGAATTGCGAGTGCGGCCGCTCGATATCGAGCCATCCTCCGCTCCTTCGGATGAAAGCCCAGCAGACGGCGTTTCGAGTTCTACTCAACCGATACGACTGACCGAGTCCACCGTTGCCGACTGGCCAGTCGATCCCATCACTCCCGAGAGCGTAACGTTCGAGAGCAGCGATGGCCGTGAAATTCACGGCTACCTTCTCGATCCTCGTGATGTGCCAGCCGTCGAAACCAGCGACGACCTCCCTGCTGTCGTTTGGGTCCACGGCGGCCCGATGCGACAAATGCGCGAGGGCTGGCACCCCTCACGATCGTACGGACTCGCCTATACGGCCCATCAGTATCTCGCTCACCTCGGCTACGTTGGTCTGTTCGTCAATTATCGAGGTGGGATTGGGTACGGCCGCGAATTCCGCGCGTCGATTGCTGAGGGATACGGCCGCGACGAAATGGCTGACATTGTCGCCGGAGCCGACTACCTCGCGGAGCTTCCGTACGTCGATGAAGATAGCCTCGGGATCTGGGGACTCTCCTACGGAGGGTACGCCACGCTTCAAATATTGGGCACACACCCTGAGACGTTCGCTGTCGGTGTCAATCTTGCAGGACTCTCGGATATCCGGAACTACGAGGCGTGGGCAACGGAAACCAAGCGTCCACACGCCGAATCACTCATGCCGGTCAAACTCGGTGGCAGTCCGTGGGCCACACCAAGTCGGTGGGACGATGCGAGTCCGACGACGCATATGGCGGCCTACGAATCACCAGTTTACAACTTTCACGGCACCGACGACCGCTACGTCACCGTTGAACAGCAGGATATCGCTGTCGAACGACTACTCGACCTCGACAAAACGTTCGAGGCCGAATACTATCCCGGTGAGGGACACGTTTTTTCGAAACGTGCGACGTGGCGGCGAACGCTCCAGAAAATCAAAGAAGCGTTCGATACGCACCTGAAGTGA
- a CDS encoding helix-turn-helix domain-containing protein translates to MVPPQRPETGLRVTLDIWHPDCWTLAVTEETDAGLLGHGVYAIDGMATGRFTVYGETTAAVETLIATARDSELTESVWEADGSYPTDTAVSGSASRGIVVQYNIHNSINDALVSRGFIPDAPVRMHGGREYWTVLVDANREMVTERVEAVREEMNADIHISDITAAYSAKGVLPTDNLSERQREVFNLARQRNYYEWPREVSAADLATELDISKSTLLEHLRTAEAKLLGQ, encoded by the coding sequence ATGGTCCCACCACAGCGACCGGAAACGGGCCTACGGGTGACACTCGACATCTGGCATCCCGACTGCTGGACGTTGGCAGTAACCGAAGAAACCGACGCGGGACTTCTCGGTCATGGCGTCTACGCTATTGATGGGATGGCGACTGGTCGGTTCACCGTCTACGGTGAGACGACCGCTGCGGTCGAGACACTGATTGCAACAGCACGCGACTCCGAACTGACCGAATCAGTATGGGAGGCTGACGGGTCATATCCAACCGACACGGCCGTTTCAGGCAGTGCGAGCCGCGGAATCGTGGTTCAGTATAATATTCACAATTCGATCAACGACGCGCTCGTCTCGCGGGGATTCATTCCCGATGCGCCCGTCCGAATGCACGGTGGACGCGAGTATTGGACGGTGCTTGTCGATGCAAACCGCGAAATGGTCACCGAACGCGTCGAAGCCGTCCGCGAAGAAATGAACGCCGATATCCACATTTCGGACATCACCGCCGCGTACAGCGCTAAGGGCGTCCTCCCAACCGACAATCTCTCCGAACGCCAGCGAGAAGTATTCAACCTCGCCCGTCAACGGAATTACTACGAGTGGCCGCGCGAAGTAAGCGCTGCAGATCTCGCAACAGAACTCGATATTTCGAAATCGACGCTGCTTGAACATCTCCGTACGGCCGAAGCGAAGCTACTCGGACAGTAA
- a CDS encoding APC family permease has product MAISRQSDDRSLSRNIGPLGAMSTVVAGTLGAGLFITLGTASSTTGPSVIAVVAVAGLLATAIAINYSWMATVFPGAAGSYAYISRTFDTRLPGFLVTWSKWLGYMAADAVLAIGFGSYLQVFFPDLIAGQREIALVGFGLLTVLFITNLVGSRGYSLVQNVTFGLLVIAILVLVIPGSVTVQPANYQPFFTGGFDGFLAAAVPLFYAYIGIAVAGQMGAEVRNPSRNLPLAMIGGTLILTVLYMWTAAVIYGVVADYTVLAESARPLADAAEMFLGPSGSAIVAIGGLLATASSVNAVMAAGIKMPYSWSWDGVFPRWFSAVNDRFGSPHWSLVTLYAVSSLLTFYTAGLDQVLKIATFSYLIAYFAVSVTLLYARFYRTELIEQAGFDLGGGLYLSGGIGALGSLALLTQAYQGSLAIYVPWIAVGFVVFGIYWYRGRQAGTDVGMILNTLPGVPSSEYDPNIQETSSDD; this is encoded by the coding sequence ATGGCAATATCAAGACAGAGCGACGATCGGAGCCTTTCACGGAACATTGGTCCGCTAGGAGCGATGAGTACCGTCGTTGCTGGTACACTCGGAGCGGGGTTGTTCATCACACTCGGAACTGCGAGTTCGACAACTGGTCCGAGCGTCATCGCTGTGGTGGCAGTCGCAGGACTACTTGCGACCGCGATTGCGATCAACTACAGTTGGATGGCAACCGTATTTCCAGGAGCAGCAGGATCGTACGCCTACATATCACGGACGTTTGATACACGACTCCCCGGCTTTCTCGTTACGTGGTCGAAGTGGCTTGGCTACATGGCTGCCGACGCTGTCCTCGCAATCGGCTTTGGAAGCTATCTTCAGGTGTTTTTCCCCGATCTCATTGCGGGACAGCGTGAAATTGCTCTCGTCGGGTTTGGTCTTCTCACCGTTCTCTTCATCACCAATCTCGTCGGTTCGCGCGGGTACAGCCTCGTCCAGAACGTCACCTTCGGGCTGCTGGTGATCGCTATTCTCGTCCTCGTAATTCCAGGGTCGGTTACCGTACAACCAGCGAACTACCAGCCATTCTTCACGGGCGGTTTCGATGGCTTCCTCGCTGCCGCTGTGCCGCTCTTCTATGCCTATATCGGCATCGCCGTCGCTGGACAGATGGGGGCCGAAGTCAGAAATCCCTCTCGGAATCTTCCGCTCGCGATGATTGGTGGGACACTCATCCTCACCGTGCTGTACATGTGGACAGCAGCAGTCATCTACGGGGTGGTCGCAGACTACACTGTGCTCGCCGAATCGGCCCGGCCGCTCGCTGATGCTGCCGAGATGTTCCTTGGACCGAGCGGATCGGCGATCGTCGCCATCGGCGGCCTGCTCGCAACTGCTTCGAGTGTGAACGCGGTTATGGCGGCCGGAATCAAGATGCCGTACTCGTGGTCGTGGGACGGGGTGTTCCCGCGGTGGTTCTCTGCTGTGAACGATCGATTCGGCTCGCCCCATTGGTCGTTGGTTACGCTCTATGCCGTCTCCTCACTCCTGACGTTCTACACTGCGGGTCTCGATCAGGTGCTCAAAATCGCCACGTTCAGTTATCTCATTGCCTATTTTGCTGTTTCAGTGACGCTGCTGTACGCCCGCTTCTACCGAACGGAGCTGATCGAACAGGCGGGGTTTGACCTGGGCGGTGGACTCTACCTCTCGGGAGGTATCGGTGCACTTGGTTCGCTTGCGTTGCTCACGCAGGCGTATCAAGGCTCGCTCGCCATCTACGTGCCGTGGATCGCCGTTGGATTCGTCGTGTTCGGTATCTATTGGTATCGTGGACGGCAAGCCGGAACCGATGTCGGAATGATCCTCAATACGCTCCCAGGTGTTCCGAGCTCGGAATACGATCCTAACATTCAGGAAACATCATCCGATGACTGA